In a single window of the Zea mays cultivar B73 chromosome 5, Zm-B73-REFERENCE-NAM-5.0, whole genome shotgun sequence genome:
- the LOC100384740 gene encoding uncharacterized protein LOC100384740, with protein sequence MLVVSKSSRKQAQRKQRIAHLVELNGRCLKWLARGHFVRFCKQGTRCFCCKALGHRSYNFPEGDSLQATRHAVRVLVWEWLTPEFFREPACHGFVLRTSVWLRLKDHVGRRVLKPNAVWRLKDHAGRRMSKPNAIWKRISPSGVEIGGSWCVVSEVAAPSNGLHQQGQNPVSAEPRGDDLSPRP encoded by the coding sequence ATGCTGGTGGTGTCCAAAAGTTCAAGGAAGCAGGCTCAAAGGAAACAGAGGATAGCACACTTGGTGGAGTTGAATGGGCGATGCTTGAAATGGTTGGCGAGAGGTCACTTTGTAAGATTTTGCAAGCAGGGGACGAGGTGTTTTTGCTGCAAAGCGCTTGGTCACAGGTCCTACAATTTCCCAGAAGGAGATAGTTTGCAGGCGACTCGGCATGCTGTGAGGGTCCTTGTCTGGGAGTGGTTGACCCCGGAGTTTTTTCGAGAGCCTGCCTGTCATGGCTTTGTTCTCAGAACTTCGGTGTGGCTGCGACTCAAGGATCATGTAGGAAGACGAGTGTTGAAGCCCAATGCTGTTTGGAGACTCAAGGATCACGCAGGAAGGCGAATGTCGAAGCCCAATGCTATATGGAAAAGAATTTCTCCTTCTGGTGTTGAAATAGGAGGTTCATGGTGTGTTGTGTCGGAGGTTGCAGCACCCTCGAATGGCTTGCACCAGCAGGGTCAGAATCCTGTGAGTGCTGAACCAAGAGGGGATGATCTCTCTCCCCGGCCATGA
- the LOC100279036 gene encoding uncharacterized protein LOC100279036: MAAAAAVYRRVLKAVQKHVGGGATKQHFRDFVAAEFRAPVGSKADARARLRLAGDYAYLLTSVQHHKDLLLSYNIAVDRSDEMKKILNKSAASVGLQLPDVYQP, encoded by the exons ATGGCGGCCGCCGCGGCGGTATACAGGCGGGTGCTGAAGGCGGTGCAGAAGCACGTCGGCGGGGGCGCCACCAAGCAGCATTTCCGCGACTTCGTGGCGGCCGAGTTCCGCGCCCCCGTCGGCTCGAAGGCCGACGCTAGGGCCAGGCTGCGGCTCGCCGGAGATTACGCCTACCTCCTTACCAGCGTCCAGCACCACAAG GACCTGCTGTTGTCGTACAATATAGCTGTGGACCGATCCGACGAAATGAAGAAGATATTGAACAAATCCGCTGCCAGTGTAGGCCTCCAGCTCCCTGATGTCTACCAGCCATGA